A window of Pedobacter lusitanus contains these coding sequences:
- a CDS encoding L,D-transpeptidase family protein yields MKLKLRSFLPLSGSPFLFLILLSSLFLVQCQRKEAKKIARDITITPKNAVTKLLIDSMELEKYITDTKLEDSTALRLRNFYNSRNFQFAWLTEKGLAEQTRVFYELDKSYDSTAVDSTKNDRTLRNQLSGLINKDTLIRQSSPALVKLELELTQHFFSFVTNAYAGKVDPAALQWYIPRKKIDAVALLDSLVAKKGSGIEEWAPVNNYYKTLNKELIRWYSIQKRGIWPQIDAAELKKVKEGDSGLVVSRLKQRLIDFGDLSAQDTTSVYTPGVTAAIKKAQLQFGYGQTGKPDRLLLTALNAPVESRIQQMLINLERIRWSPLMPDGKLILVNIPEYKLHVFEAKKEVLNMGIVVGKAANKTVIFSNNLKNIVFSPYWNIPPSIVRAEILPEMRKNRNFLARKNMEQYGFSDGLPLIRQKPGNTNSLGRVKFLFPNSYNIYLHDTPAKSLFAESKRAFSHGCIRLAKPKALAEYLLAGRTEWTTDKIDKAMESNKEIWVTMKVPVPVIIAYFTSWVDKNGLINFREDIYGHDQKMAEQLFPAR; encoded by the coding sequence ATGAAACTAAAGCTACGCTCATTTCTTCCTCTTTCAGGTTCACCATTTTTGTTCCTGATACTCCTCAGCTCATTGTTTTTAGTACAATGTCAGCGTAAAGAGGCAAAAAAAATAGCCAGGGATATAACCATTACGCCCAAAAACGCAGTAACCAAACTATTAATTGATAGTATGGAACTGGAAAAGTATATCACTGATACCAAACTGGAAGACAGCACAGCCTTAAGGCTGAGAAATTTTTACAACAGCAGAAACTTTCAATTTGCCTGGTTAACTGAAAAGGGGCTCGCAGAGCAGACCCGGGTATTTTATGAACTGGACAAGAGTTATGATTCAACTGCTGTGGACAGCACTAAAAATGACCGCACGCTACGCAATCAACTCAGTGGATTAATCAATAAAGATACATTGATCCGTCAGTCATCCCCCGCCCTGGTTAAACTGGAACTGGAACTTACCCAACACTTCTTCAGCTTTGTAACCAATGCTTATGCAGGCAAAGTAGATCCGGCAGCATTACAATGGTACATTCCAAGAAAAAAAATTGATGCAGTAGCTTTACTGGATTCACTGGTTGCGAAAAAAGGAAGTGGAATAGAAGAATGGGCACCCGTAAACAACTATTATAAAACCTTAAATAAGGAGCTCATCCGCTGGTATAGTATCCAGAAAAGAGGTATCTGGCCGCAGATTGATGCTGCTGAACTTAAAAAAGTAAAAGAAGGAGATTCAGGACTGGTTGTCTCCAGATTAAAACAGAGATTAATTGATTTTGGAGATCTGAGTGCTCAAGATACGACTTCGGTGTATACACCCGGGGTAACCGCAGCTATTAAAAAAGCACAACTTCAGTTTGGTTATGGACAAACAGGAAAACCTGACCGTTTATTGCTGACAGCCTTAAATGCACCTGTCGAATCCCGCATTCAGCAAATGCTGATTAACCTGGAAAGAATCCGCTGGTCTCCTCTGATGCCTGATGGCAAACTGATTTTAGTCAATATTCCAGAATATAAACTGCATGTCTTTGAGGCAAAAAAAGAGGTATTGAATATGGGGATTGTGGTTGGAAAAGCAGCTAATAAGACAGTTATATTCAGTAATAATTTAAAAAATATTGTATTTAGCCCATACTGGAACATCCCTCCAAGTATCGTACGGGCAGAGATACTACCGGAAATGCGCAAAAACCGCAATTTCCTGGCCCGGAAGAATATGGAACAATATGGTTTTAGTGATGGTTTGCCGTTGATCCGCCAGAAACCGGGTAATACAAATTCTCTGGGGCGCGTAAAGTTTCTGTTCCCCAACAGTTATAATATCTACCTGCATGATACTCCGGCAAAATCTTTGTTTGCTGAAAGTAAGCGTGCATTTAGCCATGGTTGTATCCGTCTGGCCAAACCAAAAGCCTTAGCTGAATATTTATTGGCCGGTCGTACAGAATGGACCACAGATAAAATTGATAAAGCCATGGAGTCCAATAAGGAAATATGGGTAACCATGAAAGTTCCTGTTCCGGTCATCATAGCTTATTTTACCAGCTGGGTAGACAAAAATGGATTGATCAATTTCAGGGAAGATATTTACGGTCATGATCAGAAAATGGCCGAACAACTATTTCCTGCCAGGTAA
- a CDS encoding low affinity iron permease family protein: protein MEKKKESFFEKLATKITCWTGSSAAFGIALTVVVVWGISGPIFKYSDTWQLVINTGTTIITFMMVFLIQKSQNKDSKAIQLKLNELIAASIHASNRMVDIEDLTEDELNVLRKYYQKLSDISEKEEDIHHSHSIDAASNQEKMKAAHLKKYHADQTTVKKPRKSD, encoded by the coding sequence ATGGAAAAAAAGAAAGAGTCTTTTTTTGAAAAACTCGCCACAAAAATTACATGCTGGACAGGTAGTTCAGCAGCGTTTGGTATTGCTTTGACTGTAGTTGTGGTTTGGGGAATCAGCGGGCCAATCTTCAAATATTCTGATACATGGCAGCTGGTCATTAATACCGGAACTACAATTATCACCTTTATGATGGTCTTTTTAATTCAGAAATCCCAGAACAAAGACTCCAAAGCTATCCAGTTGAAATTAAACGAACTGATAGCTGCAAGTATCCACGCGAGCAACAGGATGGTGGATATAGAAGATCTTACAGAGGATGAACTGAATGTGTTAAGGAAGTATTATCAGAAACTTTCTGATATTTCAGAAAAGGAAGAAGATATTCATCATTCACATTCTATAGATGCAGCCAGTAATCAGGAAAAAATGAAGGCTGCACATCTGAAAAAGTATCATGCTGATCAGACTACTGTAAAAAAGCCCCGGAAAAGCGATTAA
- the lepB gene encoding signal peptidase I encodes MWFKKKKLKPGEKKSKAREWTDAVIFAVIAATIIRVFFIEAYVIPSGSMEKSLLIGDYLFVSKVNYGARIPMTPVAFPFAHHTMPLIGTKAYWDGVEWKYRRLPGLGAIQRNDVVVFNYPQGDTCALENQDADYYELLRHSGRAAVYAQYTIVSRPVDKRENFIKRCMATGGDVMAIKQGLVYVNGKAVPLENTGQTDYIVTLKSAAVNFEVFEDLGFVINKDIAAISVNTYQFTGSPEQMNKVKALDFVSQVKEIYAPAGERDPDIYPYDPNRKWNIDNMGPFVVPKKGWTVKLDSVSMPLYERAIRIYEGNSLEKKGSVWLLNGKPASSYTFKMNYYWMMGDNRHRSSDSRYWGPVPEDHIVGKALFVWMSHDTAGSFFNQIRWNRIFKIIR; translated from the coding sequence ATGTGGTTTAAAAAGAAAAAGCTAAAACCTGGCGAAAAGAAATCCAAAGCCCGTGAATGGACTGATGCAGTTATATTCGCAGTAATTGCAGCAACTATAATCCGGGTGTTTTTTATTGAGGCCTATGTAATTCCTTCAGGTTCTATGGAGAAGTCACTGCTGATCGGAGATTATCTGTTTGTCAGTAAAGTCAATTATGGCGCACGTATCCCAATGACACCGGTAGCTTTTCCTTTTGCGCACCATACTATGCCTCTGATCGGAACAAAAGCATATTGGGATGGCGTAGAATGGAAATACAGAAGGTTACCAGGTCTGGGTGCTATCCAAAGAAACGATGTTGTTGTTTTTAACTATCCGCAGGGTGATACTTGTGCGCTGGAAAATCAGGATGCAGATTATTATGAACTGCTCAGACATTCCGGGCGTGCTGCTGTATATGCTCAATATACCATTGTTTCAAGACCTGTAGATAAAAGAGAGAACTTTATCAAACGTTGTATGGCCACAGGCGGTGATGTCATGGCCATTAAACAAGGACTGGTCTATGTGAATGGCAAAGCGGTTCCTTTGGAAAATACAGGACAGACAGATTATATCGTTACCCTGAAAAGTGCAGCTGTAAATTTTGAGGTATTTGAAGATCTGGGCTTTGTAATTAACAAAGATATTGCTGCAATTTCGGTAAATACTTATCAGTTTACCGGATCACCAGAACAGATGAACAAGGTGAAAGCACTGGACTTTGTTAGCCAGGTAAAAGAGATATATGCCCCGGCGGGGGAGAGAGACCCGGATATTTATCCCTATGATCCTAACCGGAAGTGGAATATAGACAATATGGGGCCTTTTGTCGTGCCAAAAAAAGGCTGGACAGTCAAACTGGATAGTGTTTCTATGCCTCTTTATGAACGTGCTATCCGTATCTATGAAGGAAATAGTTTAGAAAAGAAAGGATCAGTATGGCTGCTCAATGGTAAACCGGCAAGCAGTTATACCTTTAAGATGAATTATTACTGGATGATGGGAGATAACAGGCATCGGTCATCAGACTCGCGGTACTGGGGACCTGTTCCTGAAGATCATATTGTAGGAAAAGCATTGTTTGTCTGGATGAGCCATGATACCGCAGGATCATTCTTTAATCAAATCAGATGGAACCGGATTTTTAAGATTATCCGTTAG
- the lspA gene encoding signal peptidase II, whose amino-acid sequence MKPILRNVSILLLVLANAGCDQLSKDVARKNIAYHETINVIGNHFILTKVENSGAFLSTGDSMTDSVKFIFLSLIPLLALCYGIYYLLKNSQLNTLLVLGICFVIGGGLGNLYDRLLYGSVTDFLHIDFYFLKTGIFNLADVSIMIGMIMLVIHLYVKRTLQFT is encoded by the coding sequence ATGAAACCTATTTTAAGAAACGTATCCATTTTATTACTGGTACTGGCCAATGCAGGATGTGATCAGCTTTCAAAAGATGTCGCCCGTAAAAACATAGCTTATCATGAAACTATCAATGTTATCGGTAATCATTTTATATTGACCAAAGTTGAAAATTCAGGCGCTTTTTTAAGTACAGGAGATTCCATGACTGATTCTGTAAAGTTCATCTTTCTGTCTTTAATTCCACTGCTGGCTCTTTGTTATGGGATCTATTATCTGCTAAAAAACAGCCAGCTTAACACCTTATTAGTCCTGGGAATTTGTTTTGTAATTGGCGGAGGTCTGGGTAATTTATATGACCGGTTACTTTATGGTTCAGTAACAGATTTCCTGCATATAGACTTTTATTTCCTGAAAACAGGTATATTCAATCTTGCTGATGTTTCTATTATGATTGGAATGATAATGCTCGTTATACATTTATATGTTAAACGGACACTTCAATTCACTTAA
- a CDS encoding peptidylprolyl isomerase has translation MRLLSLLTISLFFLSGSIKAQTTFVRLSTSKGNILIKLYDETPHHRDNFVRLVKKGLFRDQEFNRVIKDFVSQGGELDETILKREKLNPNVPAERLAAEIRTELFHKKGALGAGRDDNPEKSSFLDQIYLVQGKIQTDAELDALEVKKGIKFSASQREVYKKIGGIPRLDNDYTVFGEIIEGLAVAEAINAVATDKNDRPLKKEAFTITILDKKEIRKPVKQ, from the coding sequence ATGAGATTATTATCCCTGTTGACTATTTCGCTGTTTTTCCTGTCTGGCTCCATTAAAGCCCAGACTACCTTTGTGCGTTTATCGACTTCAAAAGGTAATATCCTGATTAAGCTTTATGACGAGACTCCTCATCACCGGGATAATTTTGTCCGTCTGGTAAAAAAAGGTCTGTTTAGAGATCAGGAATTCAACCGGGTAATTAAAGATTTTGTCAGCCAGGGAGGTGAACTGGATGAGACCATATTAAAAAGAGAAAAGTTAAACCCAAATGTTCCTGCCGAACGTCTGGCTGCTGAAATAAGAACTGAGCTTTTCCATAAAAAGGGAGCCTTAGGTGCCGGAAGAGATGATAATCCTGAAAAAAGTTCTTTTCTGGATCAGATTTATCTGGTACAGGGTAAAATTCAGACTGATGCAGAACTGGATGCCCTGGAAGTAAAAAAAGGAATTAAGTTTTCTGCATCCCAGCGCGAAGTGTATAAAAAGATAGGGGGAATACCACGTCTTGATAATGATTATACTGTATTCGGAGAGATTATTGAAGGGCTGGCAGTTGCTGAAGCCATCAATGCCGTAGCTACTGATAAAAATGACCGTCCTTTAAAAAAGGAGGCTTTCACCATTACTATTCTTGATAAAAAAGAGATCAGAAAGCCAGTAAAGCAGTAA
- a CDS encoding ATP-binding protein, protein MANNVNITSSGIQKVLRNYNEKQALAEYIWNGFDAKADTVEINYTANELGFMDSLEIYDNGYGINFKNLKVKFDPFYESEKALQLAVNRNRSVMHGKNGVGRLTFFKFANDAEWQTTFLHNNELKSGRIRIGVSALNNYQAGLLDMPLSDKQGTRVLFSNIKILAENMEQEIIPFLRAEFCWFLELNKKKNYTIIVNGIPLDYSGNIQYYEEDILLKDEGSQTVFKLKFVQWKESLHKELSKVYYINEMGEEMFKEYTTLNKKADEYFHSVYIESEFFTDFDFSGTEFDTQVKLYNRSKSSAEYKFLSKKVNELLRSKRKLFLKEYSGKLLQRFENEGVISLSDREPLNPERKKILLGTLKAIYEIQPKLFSNLSIDQKKTLIALIDALLVSDQRASLLHLLENIVDLEEEERAELTALLAF, encoded by the coding sequence ATGGCAAATAATGTAAATATCACTTCCAGCGGCATACAAAAGGTTTTGCGGAATTATAATGAAAAGCAGGCGCTTGCTGAGTATATCTGGAATGGTTTCGACGCAAAGGCTGATACTGTAGAAATCAACTACACAGCTAATGAATTGGGGTTCATGGATAGTCTTGAAATCTATGACAATGGTTACGGGATAAACTTCAAAAACCTGAAAGTTAAATTTGACCCGTTTTACGAGTCAGAAAAAGCCTTGCAGTTAGCCGTTAACCGCAACAGATCTGTGATGCATGGTAAAAATGGAGTTGGAAGATTAACTTTCTTCAAATTTGCTAATGATGCAGAGTGGCAGACTACTTTTTTGCATAATAATGAACTTAAAAGCGGGAGAATCAGGATTGGGGTATCTGCACTGAATAATTATCAGGCGGGTTTACTGGATATGCCTTTGAGTGATAAACAGGGAACAAGAGTCTTGTTTTCGAATATTAAGATCCTTGCAGAAAATATGGAACAGGAGATTATTCCTTTTCTAAGGGCAGAGTTTTGCTGGTTTCTGGAGCTGAATAAAAAGAAGAACTATACAATTATAGTAAATGGTATTCCGCTGGATTATAGTGGTAACATCCAGTATTATGAAGAAGATATTCTGTTGAAAGATGAAGGTAGTCAGACCGTATTTAAACTAAAGTTTGTGCAATGGAAAGAATCTTTGCATAAAGAACTCTCCAAAGTATATTATATCAATGAAATGGGCGAGGAGATGTTTAAAGAATATACCACGCTGAATAAAAAAGCTGACGAATATTTTCACAGTGTTTATATAGAAAGTGAATTTTTCACGGACTTTGACTTCAGCGGAACAGAGTTCGATACGCAGGTCAAATTATATAACCGCTCAAAATCTTCCGCAGAATATAAGTTCCTGAGTAAAAAAGTGAATGAGCTGCTTCGTTCCAAAAGAAAACTTTTTCTGAAAGAGTATTCTGGTAAGTTGCTGCAGCGTTTTGAGAATGAAGGTGTAATTTCTCTGAGTGACAGGGAACCCCTGAACCCTGAAAGAAAAAAAATATTGCTTGGTACTTTGAAGGCCATCTATGAAATCCAGCCGAAGTTATTTAGTAATCTGAGTATAGATCAGAAAAAAACATTGATTGCCCTGATTGATGCCTTGCTGGTTTCCGATCAGCGGGCCAGTCTGCTCCACCTGCTGGAAAATATTGTTGATCTGGAAGAAGAAGAGAGAGCAGAGCTTACTGCTTTACTGGCTTTCTGA
- a CDS encoding chorismate mutase — translation MKLHNRILLLLTMCLFAHTVVKGQTVTQTAPLNTLQLSRMKIDSLDKKIMEVIGERERVVREIGLYKAKNNIPSLQADRFKQVLEKSIAAGQKEGLSATFVTEMMNAIHRESLRIEEEIKAAN, via the coding sequence ATGAAATTACATAACCGGATATTATTATTACTAACCATGTGTCTGTTTGCGCATACCGTTGTTAAAGGACAAACTGTAACACAGACAGCACCACTCAATACCCTGCAGCTTAGCAGAATGAAAATAGACTCGCTGGATAAAAAAATAATGGAAGTGATTGGGGAAAGGGAAAGAGTAGTCCGGGAAATCGGTCTGTATAAAGCCAAGAATAATATTCCCTCTTTACAGGCAGACCGTTTTAAGCAGGTATTGGAAAAAAGTATAGCTGCAGGTCAGAAAGAGGGGCTTTCAGCTACTTTTGTCACGGAGATGATGAATGCCATTCACAGAGAAAGTCTGAGAATAGAAGAAGAGATTAAAGCGGCTAATTAA
- a CDS encoding AcvB/VirJ family lysyl-phosphatidylglycerol hydrolase, translating to MKITTILSSCFLILTCSLMNVNAQSAKELSELPLHVHHVRSGKPMLVFLTGDGGWNKFSESTVKELVKNGYATIALDTRKYFWNQKTPDQFAKDMQLILSSYLKTWNKESFSMIGYSFGADVAAFVPSRLPDQLAEKQNSLVLLSPGFSTGYVVKLKNLLNFGSTDKEKYKVNPELQKSVIPVWCIFGKDEESEFYKAIKATDKIHKVIIPGSHRFDDDIPQVTRAIIKGL from the coding sequence ATGAAGATAACAACCATTTTAAGTTCCTGCTTCCTGATTCTAACCTGCAGTCTGATGAATGTCAATGCACAATCCGCAAAGGAATTATCAGAACTTCCATTACATGTACATCATGTTCGCTCTGGAAAACCCATGCTGGTTTTTCTAACCGGCGATGGAGGCTGGAACAAATTTTCAGAATCAACAGTAAAAGAACTGGTTAAAAACGGGTATGCCACTATTGCATTAGATACCCGTAAATATTTCTGGAACCAGAAAACCCCGGATCAGTTTGCAAAAGACATGCAGTTGATTTTGTCTTCCTATCTGAAAACATGGAATAAGGAGTCTTTTTCTATGATTGGTTATTCCTTTGGGGCTGATGTTGCCGCATTTGTACCATCCCGTTTACCAGATCAGCTGGCTGAAAAACAAAATTCACTGGTATTGCTCTCACCAGGCTTTTCTACCGGTTACGTAGTGAAACTGAAAAACCTGCTGAATTTCGGTTCTACCGATAAAGAAAAATACAAAGTGAATCCAGAGTTGCAGAAATCTGTAATTCCGGTCTGGTGTATTTTCGGGAAGGATGAAGAAAGTGAATTTTATAAAGCTATTAAAGCAACTGATAAGATACATAAAGTTATCATTCCGGGCTCTCACCGTTTCGACGACGATATTCCTCAGGTAACCAGAGCGATTATAAAGGGGTTGTAA
- a CDS encoding response regulator transcription factor, protein MMKQIHVVEDDQDIRQIIEFILEDEGYKVKLFPDISSFHAGMTESIPDLYLLDVMLPDGNGLELCQEIRTGQKTKDIPIIVMSAHASADTIFQQCSANDFISKPFDLNDILFRIKKQITLH, encoded by the coding sequence ATGATGAAGCAAATACATGTTGTTGAAGATGATCAGGATATAAGACAGATTATAGAATTCATTCTGGAGGACGAAGGTTATAAAGTAAAACTTTTCCCTGATATTTCTTCATTCCACGCTGGAATGACAGAAAGTATTCCCGATTTGTATTTACTGGATGTAATGCTCCCTGATGGCAATGGGCTGGAATTATGTCAAGAAATCAGGACTGGTCAGAAAACAAAAGACATACCGATAATTGTAATGTCAGCTCATGCTTCGGCTGATACTATTTTTCAGCAGTGCAGCGCCAACGACTTTATCAGTAAGCCTTTTGATTTAAATGATATCCTGTTCAGAATTAAGAAACAGATAACATTACATTAG
- a CDS encoding histidine decarboxylase, with product MELNNLSAENAAKLKDLMERLIADSALMLGYPVSKDFDYAELAGFLNFPINNLGDPFVASTYNIGTREMEREVLEFFAELFRAPQNNWWGYVTNGGSEGNLYGLYLAREIHPKGMVYFSQATHYSVQKNLHLLNMPNIVIRTQASGEIDYEDLRDTIKMNRHMPVIIFANIGTTMTEARDDVSKIKQILQELAIQHYYIHADGALSGSYSAFIEPRPAFDFADGADSIAISGHKFIGSPIPCGVVVVKKNNRDRIARSVSYTGSMDTTITGSRNGHTPLFLWYMIKSLGLEGFKKRALHSLEIAAYAEMRLKEIGVNAWRNPDSITVNLPEPAPQVRVKWQLALENGWCHIICMPNVTKHQIDQLVGEIAEANVMLSVS from the coding sequence ATGGAACTGAATAACCTGTCCGCAGAAAATGCAGCGAAACTAAAAGACCTGATGGAAAGATTAATAGCTGATTCGGCCTTAATGCTTGGATATCCCGTATCAAAAGATTTTGATTATGCTGAACTGGCCGGGTTTCTTAATTTTCCTATTAATAACCTTGGAGACCCGTTTGTTGCATCAACTTATAATATTGGTACAAGAGAAATGGAAAGAGAAGTGCTGGAGTTTTTTGCAGAGTTGTTCAGGGCACCTCAAAATAACTGGTGGGGTTATGTAACCAATGGAGGTTCGGAAGGTAATCTTTACGGATTGTATCTTGCCAGGGAAATTCACCCAAAGGGAATGGTCTACTTTTCGCAGGCTACACATTACAGTGTGCAGAAAAACCTGCATTTGCTGAATATGCCTAATATAGTGATCCGTACCCAGGCTAGCGGGGAGATTGATTATGAAGATCTGCGGGATACTATAAAAATGAACAGACACATGCCTGTTATTATTTTTGCCAATATTGGTACTACAATGACTGAAGCACGTGATGATGTCAGCAAGATTAAGCAGATTTTACAGGAGCTGGCTATCCAGCATTATTATATTCACGCTGATGGTGCACTGTCGGGTAGTTACAGTGCATTTATAGAACCCCGCCCCGCATTCGATTTTGCAGATGGCGCAGACAGTATAGCAATCAGCGGACACAAATTTATAGGTTCACCTATTCCCTGCGGAGTAGTTGTAGTTAAAAAGAACAATCGTGACCGTATTGCCCGTTCGGTTTCCTATACCGGGAGTATGGATACTACAATAACCGGTTCCAGGAATGGACATACACCGTTGTTTTTATGGTATATGATTAAAAGTCTTGGATTGGAAGGATTTAAGAAAAGAGCTTTGCATAGTCTGGAGATTGCAGCTTATGCAGAAATGAGGTTGAAGGAAATAGGAGTCAATGCCTGGAGAAATCCGGATTCAATTACAGTTAATTTACCTGAGCCCGCGCCACAGGTCAGAGTGAAATGGCAGCTGGCATTAGAAAATGGCTGGTGTCATATTATCTGTATGCCTAATGTAACCAAACATCAGATTGATCAGTTAGTAGGTGAAATAGCAGAAGCTAATGTAATGTTATCTGTTTCTTAA
- a CDS encoding Lrp/AsnC family transcriptional regulator, with translation MEAFDPIDKKILKVLQADARLNTKQIAGKIGLTVTPTYERLKKIEQSGVVKDYVALLDRDKIGKTIVAFINVSLQLHSKPLINVFEKAIAKIPEVMECFHVAGNFDYLLKVVVKDMNSYQNFLSNKLATIENIAHVQSSFVMTEIKYQTAYTLD, from the coding sequence ATGGAGGCGTTTGACCCTATTGATAAGAAGATTTTAAAGGTTTTACAGGCTGATGCCCGGCTTAATACCAAACAGATAGCCGGCAAAATAGGTCTGACAGTGACCCCCACTTATGAGCGGCTAAAAAAAATTGAACAATCAGGAGTTGTTAAAGATTATGTAGCCTTATTAGATCGGGATAAAATAGGAAAGACAATTGTTGCCTTTATCAATGTTTCTTTGCAGCTACACTCCAAACCACTGATTAACGTATTTGAAAAAGCTATTGCTAAAATACCCGAAGTCATGGAATGTTTCCATGTGGCAGGAAATTTTGACTACCTTTTAAAGGTTGTGGTTAAGGATATGAACAGTTATCAGAACTTTCTTTCCAACAAACTCGCTACTATCGAAAATATAGCTCATGTTCAGAGCTCCTTTGTAATGACCGAAATTAAATACCAGACAGCCTATACCCTGGATTAA
- a CDS encoding helix-turn-helix domain-containing protein: MKTINNYHLAPVAENDKSALKEYGNRVRTFRKEANISQEALATFAQLYQSYIASIEKGDVNIGILAQQTLSNTFGVKHYQLSDPDFPIPPKNVLRENIRRYITSKNIDPACLKDKMPNYVKYMDDLLQSGFLNEARTSKQIAEKYKQEYKLEITPARIAGILERGPRSSRIIKIKSADGKQNKYKWIGNQANSKTNNRLS; this comes from the coding sequence TTGAAGACAATTAATAATTATCACCTTGCACCCGTGGCAGAAAACGATAAAAGCGCATTAAAAGAATACGGCAACAGGGTAAGAACCTTTAGAAAAGAAGCAAATATATCGCAGGAGGCATTGGCAACTTTTGCACAATTGTATCAATCTTATATTGCTTCCATTGAAAAGGGGGATGTTAATATAGGAATATTGGCACAGCAGACACTGAGTAATACCTTCGGGGTTAAACATTATCAGCTGTCAGATCCTGATTTCCCGATTCCACCTAAAAATGTTTTAAGGGAAAATATCAGACGGTATATAACGTCAAAGAATATAGACCCGGCCTGTTTAAAAGACAAGATGCCTAATTATGTCAAATACATGGATGATTTACTGCAATCAGGTTTCCTGAACGAAGCCAGAACGAGTAAACAGATCGCTGAAAAGTATAAGCAGGAATATAAGCTGGAAATTACTCCCGCCCGTATTGCAGGTATATTGGAACGGGGTCCCAGAAGCAGCAGAATCATTAAAATTAAATCTGCAGACGGAAAACAGAATAAATATAAATGGATTGGTAATCAGGCAAATTCTAAAACAAATAACAGATTAAGTTAA